The genomic interval TTTCATATTGTTCTTGTGCATATTCTAAGGCTTCGGTACATCGCTGCAAATATTCGTCAACTGATTTTCTTGTTGCCATCTAGATCTCTCCTCCAAACGATATGAAGTCAGTGATGCTTCATCAAGATTATTGTTTACAAACATCGTCGAAAACTTAACTAATAATAATTGGAAAGTCGAAAGGAAAACTGTCCTTATCATGATAATCATGATAAAATTTTCTGATTGAAGTTAGTTTTGAGGGACCGTCCCTTAATGAAGAGGGAGACATTTCCTTATTGCAAAGAATGGGATATTAGGAGGTATGTGATTTGACTCAAACAAATCCATTTCCGTATGCATCTGACGACAAACGTTATCATACATGGAATTATCATTTACGAAATACATTTGGAAACAAAATATTTAAAGTTGCACTTGATGGCGGATTTGACTGTCCAAACCGTGACGGTACTGTTGCACATGGCGGCTGTACTTTTTGCAGTGCCGCAGGCTCAGGTGATTTTGCAGGGAATAGGGCCAACGATCTTGTTACACAATTCAATGAAATAAAAAATAAAATGCATAACAAATGGAAAGACGGAAAATATATAGCTTACTTTCAAGCATATACTAATACTCATGCACCTGTTGAAGTATTAAGAGAGAAATTTGAAACGGTTTTAAGGATAGATGGAGTTGTCGGATTATCTATTGCTACTCGTCCAGATTGCTTACCTGATGATGTTGTCGAATATTTAGCTGAGCTAAATAAGCGAACTTATTTATGGGTTGAGCTTGGTTTGCAAACTGTACATGAACGAACAGCTCTGTTAATCAATCGTGCACATGATTTTGATTGTTATGTGCAGGGTGTAAATAAGCTGCGTAAGCATGGAATTCGAGTGTGCTCTCATATTATTAACGGGTTACCGTTAGAAAATGTCGACATGATGATGGAAACAGCAAAGGCTGTTGCTCATTTAGATGTTCAAGGGATAAAAATTCATCTTTTACATTTATTAAAAGGGACACCTCTTGTTAAGCAATATGAAAAAGGAAAGCTTGAATTTCTTTCTTTAGAAGAATATGTAAACCTTGTTTGTGATCAATTGGAACTGATTCCTCCGGAAATGATCGTTCATCGAATTACAGGCGATGGTCCAATTGATTTAATGATCGGTCCAATGTGGAGCGTCAATAAGTGGAATGTCTTAAATTCAATTGATGCTGAACTAAAAAGACGTAATAGCTATCAAGGAAAATTTCATCAAAAAGCAGAGGTTGGCAAGTCATGAAGCTACAAAGAATTTTACCTTACGCTAAACAACTACTTCACACAGCCGTTCAAGAGGGCGATATTGTTGTAGATGGAACGATAGGTAATGGACATGACACTGTTTTTTTAGCAAAACTCGTTGGAAGCAGCGGCCATGTTTTTGGGTTTGATATCCAAGAAGAGGCTGTCAATAATACGAGAGATCGTCTAAAAGTCGAGAAATTAGAAAAACGTGTAACAATCGTTCATAAAGGTCATCAGCATATTAAAACGACAATTCCAGCTGAGCTACATGGAACAATAACCGGAGCAATTTTTAATCTCGGTTATTTACCTGGTGGTGATCAATCAATTGTCACAATGCCAGAAACAACAATATTAGCGATTGAACAGCTAATCGAAATTATGAAACCTGAAGGAATAATTGTTATTGTTATTTATCATGGACATGAGGAAGGACAAGTTGAACGAGACGAACTAATGACCTTTGTCAATAAGATTGACCCGCGTCTAGCACATGTCCTGCAATATCAATTTATTAATAAGCAAAACAATCCGCCTTATATTGTGGCAATTGAAAAATGTTAAGCATGGTCTAAATATAACTAAATTAAATATAAATAAGCTATTACAATTTTTAGTAATAGCTTTTTATCATCCTTTACTTCTTTTTATACCAATATGATGAGCAAGGTATCACTGGTAGGAAATAGGGACGATCTAGCTGTTTACTTCACAAGTTGTTTGACTAAATCCCGATTGCGCTTTTTAAATATCTCATTATGTGAAGAAACCATTGCACTTTGATTGGCATCAGGATCAATATATTTTTTGGCTTTGTTTACAGCGTTAGCTGCATCCTGAAAAGCTCCTGCTATTAAATGTAATTTTCCGTCGTGCTTTAATATATCTCCAGCTGCATATAGTCCATCAATCGAAGATTCGCTCATAGCATTTCCAGCAATAAAATACTGATCTGCAATGTCAATTTTTAATTCACTATTATGGAGCAATGTTGTATCACGCTCATATCCGTGATTAATAATTACTTCATCGATAGGCAAATATGTAACCTCTCCCGTTTCTTGATTTGTCAGTTCAACACGTTCTATTACTTCATGATTCGTATCAGCAATTAATTTTGTAATCGTTGTTTGAAAGTAGCAAACAACAGAGCTATTCATTAGTTGCTTTGCCTGTGCTTCATGGCCTGCTAAAGAATCTTTTCTATATGTTAAATATACTTTTTTGGCAATCGGCTCTAACTCATTTGCCCAATCAATAGCAGAATTACCTCCGCCAGAAATAATCACCGTTTTATCCTTAAAACGCTTTAAAGATTTCACTGTATAATTTAGGTTTGTGACCTCAAATCTTTCTGCGCCTTCAATCTTAAGTTTTTGGGGATTTAAGATCCCTCCTCCTACTGCAACAATAACCGTCTTCGAATAATGCTTCTGCCCGGACTCTGCTTTTAATATAAAAACACCTTCATCATTGCGTGAAATGGACTCTACTTTTTCGTTTAAGACTACTTCCGGGTTAAATGTTAAACCTTGTTCGACCAGCTGTTGTATTAATTTTTCACCAGGAATAGGAGTAAGACCGCCAACATCCCAAATCATCTTCTCAGGATAGACATGGATTTTCCCGCCTAATTGAGGTTGATATTCAATAAGCTTTGTTTTCATTTCTCTTAGCCCGCTATAAAAGGCTGAATATAGTCCTGCAGGGCCTCCACCTATCACTGTCACATCAAATAATTCACACTGATCCATCCAAGTTCACACCTTCGCATTCAAATGTAATTGATTATCATTCTCATTAAAATATACACTTTTTTTAATCCTATTACAAGAACAAAAATGAATGTCCTAAAAACCACCACTCCTTCTTACTAAACAGCATTGTGTTAGGTAATTAAATTTTGCTCTTGAAGGATTACTAATAGTAACAATGGAATCAGATTTAATCTTTCTTATACACCTTAAAATGATAAAACTATTGACAATCATTTCAGTCCGCATTATATTAATCCCATACATTGAAATCGATAATCATTTTCAATTAAATCGTTAACTCTCACTAAAGGAGGTCAATTATGGTTCGCCTATATACAGATGACTTAAACATCGGCTATGGAGAGCGATTAATTGTGAAAAATTTAAATATTCAAATTCCAGATAAAAAAATAACAACAATTATCGGTTCAAATGGTTGTGGAAAATCTACTTTATTGAAAGCAATAACAAGGATTATTCCACATCACACCGGTGAGGTTATTTTAGATGGTGAAAATATTGTAAAAGAAAACACAAAAATACTTGCAACAAAAATGGCTATTCTTCCTCAAACACCTGAAAGTGCAAGCGGTTTAACTGTCGGTGAGCTTGTTTCCTATGGGCGCTTCCCTTATCAAAAAGGATTCGGACGCTTAACAAAACGTGATTATGAAGTCATTGACTGGGCACTTGAAGTGACTGGAACAATCGATTTTAAATATCGACCTGTTGATGCACTCTCTGGAGGTCAACGCCAACGTGTTTGGATTGCAATGGCACTCGCTCAAGAAACGGAAATGATTTTCCTTGATGAGCCTACTACCTATTTGGATATGGCACATCAACTTGAAGTGTTAGAGCTTTTACAAAAATTAAATGTAGAACAACAAAGTACAATTGTCATGGTCTTACATGATCTTAACCAAGCTGCTCGGTTTGCTGATTATATCATCGCCTTAAAAGATGGAGAAATCGTGAAGGCTGGAAATTGTGAAGAAGTGATAACCCATGATGTTCTTAGACAAGTCTTTCAAATTGATGCTGAAATTGGAAAAGACCCTAGAACAAATAAACCAATGTGTATAACGTACAATTTAATAAAAGGGGAAAATAAACATGAAAAAACTACTGATTCCATTTACTCTACTTTTGCTGTTAATTATTAGTGCTTGTGGTAACGAGCCGACAGATAAAAAAAGCAGCTCGGCACCAGAAGAAAAAAAAACAGAAACAATTACATATCAATCTGAAACTGGTCCAATTGAAGTTCCTGCTGATCCACAACGTGTACTATTACTTTCTGGCTTCACTGGTAATGTTATAGATCTAGGCGTAAATGTCGTTGGTGTAGATCAATGGTCTAAAAATAATCCAACGTTTAAAGAAGAATTAGAAAATGTTGAAGAAGTATCAGATGAAAGCTTAGAAAAAATAATTGAATTAGAACCAGATCTTATTATTGGATTATCGAATATTAAAAACATTGATAAATTAAATGAAATCGCTCCAACTGTTACATATACATGGGGTAAATTAGATTATTTATCTCAACATGTAGAAATTGGAAAGCTTTTAAACAAAGAAGCGGAAGCACAAAAATGGGTTGATGACTTCAAGAAACGTGTAGAAGCTGCTGGAGATGAAATTAAGGCAAAAATCGGTGAAGATGCAACAGTATCTGTAATCGAAAGCTATGATAAACAGCTGTATGTATATGGTGAAAACTGGGCTCGTGGTACAGAAATATTGTACCAAGGAATGAAACTCAAGATGCCTGAAAAAGTAAAGGAAGTGGCATTAGAATCCGGCTATTATACGTTATCTGCTGAAGTCCTTCCTGAATATGCTGGAGACTATGTGATTTTAAGCAAATACTCAGACGCTGATACTTCTTTCCAAGAAACTGAAACTTACAAAAACATCCCAGCGGTTAAAAATAATCGAGTGTTTGAAATGGAAGGAAATGGTGCTTCCTTCAGCGATCCGATTACATTGGAAAAGCAACTTGAATTTATTAAGAAATCATTTCTAGGTAATTAATAAATCAGGAGGAATTCTTATCTTAGGAATTCCTCTTCCCTATTCTATGAAAGAAAGATGAGATACCTATGACGAATGACACTCAACCATCTATCCCATTTGTATATAAATTGATTATGGGAATCATCATTTTTATATGTATGTTTGTTGTGGCAATGGTTTTTGGCGCGGCTGAGCTAACCGTTAAGGACGTTTGGCTGTCACTTACGTCGAATAATACGTCAAATGAAAAAATTTCGATTATCCGTGAAATTCGTTTGCCACGTGAAATTGCTGCTATTTTTGTAGGAGCTGCATTAGCTGTTTCTGGTGCAATTATGCAAGGAATGACGAGAAATCCGCTTGCAGATCCAGGTTTACTCGGATTAACTGCTGGTGCAAATGCAGCATTGGCACTTACGGTAGCATTTTTTCCTTCAGCGAATTACTTTAGTATTATGATAGCATGTTTTATTGGTGCAGCTGTTGGAGCAATTATGGTTTTTGGGATTGGTGCAATGCAAAAAGGAGGATTTTCACCACTTCGAATTGTTTTAGCTGGTGCAGCTGTTTCTACATTTCTCTATGCGATCGCAGAAGGGATTGGCATTTACTTTAAAATTTCTAAAGATGTTTCAATGTGGACTGCAGGAGGAATGATAGGAACTTCATGGGGTCAGCTTAAAGTAATTGTCCCATTGATATTGATAGGGATATTGATTGCAATGTTTTTTTCAAGACAGCTGACGATTCTTAGTTTAAATGAAGAAGTTGCTGTTGGATTAGGACAAAAAACAACACAGATAAAAGTTATTCTATTTATTGTCATTATCTTCCTTGCTGGAGCTTCAGTTGCACTTGTCGGTAATATGGCCTTTATTGGATTAATGGTGCCTCACATTGTTCGCTCAATCGTTGGGACAGATTATCGCTTTATTATACCGATGTCAGCCATTTTAGGAGCTGCTTTTATGCTTTTGGCCGACACACTAGGTCGTACCATCCATTCTCCATATGAAACACCTGTTGCAGCGATTATTTCAATAATAGGCTTACCTTTCTTTCTATTCATTGTAAGGAAGGGAGGAAAAACATTCGTATGATTCATTCAGCATTATTAAAAAAGCAAAGGATCATTTTATTTATCTTATTCGTTCTAATTATGATAACGATCATCATTGGGACAGGAGTAGGATATACTTCTTTATCTTATGACCGGTTACTTCCAACTCTATTAGGAGAAGGTACATTTAAAGAAGAATTTGTTTTATTTTCAATTCGGTTGCCAAGAATCATTATTACACTTCTAGCAGGTATGGCTCTTGCATTATCTGGTGCTATCTTACAAGGAATAACCCGTAATGATTTAGCAGACCCAGGTATTATTGGGATTAACTCTGGAGCTGGAGTTGCCATTTCTGTGTTCTTTTTATTTTTCCCTATCGAAGCAGGTTCATTTGTTTATATGCTTCCAATTGTTGCTTTTATTGGTGCCTTATTAACTGCCGTCATCATTTATGTCCTCTCTTACAACCGAAAAGTAGGCCTTCAACCCGTAACATTAGTATTAGTTGGAATTGGGTTTTCAATGGCCCTTTCAGGTGCTATGATTTTCATAATGTCATCTGCAGAACGTGAAAAAGTCGACTTTATTGCTAAATGGTTGAATGGAAATGTATGGGGTACTGATTGGCCGTTTATTTTGGCCATTCTACCTTGGCTCGTGTTATTTATTCCATTCACTCTCTACAAAGCAAATAAATTAAACCTACTTGGACTAAGTGAGCCTGTAGCTATAGGCGTAGGAGTTTCAATTGAAAAAGAACGAATTGTCTTACTATTAACAGCTGTTGCGCTTGCGGCTTCTGCTGTGTCTGTCACAGGAGGAATTACATTTATTGGATTAATGGCACCGCATATGGCAAAAGCTTTAGTTGGACCTAGAAATCAGTTATTTCTACCTGTCTCCATTCTAATAGGCGGTTGGCTCTTATTATTTGCCGATACAATCGGACGAAATATAGTTAATCCAGATGGTATACCTGCAGGAATTATGGTTGCTTTAATTGGTGCTCCATATTTTATGTATTTATTATTAAAAAAATCTGGCCGATAACGATTGGCCACATTTCAAAGATATCATAATGACGACTAAAGGAGCCGATTTCCATTTCATTTGGACAATCGGCTTTTCATATACTATGAACTTTTCATCCATGACATCTTTTGAAATGTACGGTATGCTCTCCCATTAAAATAAAAGAAAAAGGAGGTCATTCCGCCTAATTTAATGAGTCTTTTTGCAACTTTATTAAGCTCTTTATGTGAGGCTACTTTATCATCTGATAAATAAACTCCTAATAATCCCCGATTGATTAGCTTATGGAAATTCTCATGAGGAATCCCAGATAAATGGTGATCAGCTCTTTCTACAAAATGCTCAAGTCTTTTCATCATCAATGATTCAGATGAATAATAGCTACAAAAATTCAAATCTCCTTCAAGCTTGTCCTCTTCCTGATCGATTAAATAATCCAGTAAAATATGGAGTCCTTGTACATATGGAAAATAACTATTCCTGATTTGAATAGCCAACTTTTCTTCAAACTTTTCTTGAAAGGCATATGCGACTAAACAAAAGATTCCAAGTGTTGATCCTGTACAAGCAGAAAACTCATACCATTCCATCTCAGGCAAATTTGTTTTATGACGTTCAAACCAATCCTCAAGCCTTGGTACCCGATCTTCCTTTTCTACATGTTTATGCACTTGCAAATCACAATAATAAGTAGAAAGCTCAAGTAAATACTTTGAAATGATTGGATAATGTTCTATATCAGCTAATATACCTTGACATGTTTTAACTAGTTTATGTAAATAACCACCATCATCTTGATCTTCCCGAAATTGATAATAGTTTTTACATGGTGCTGTACAGGTAAGCGCATCTAACATCGCTTGATGGAGCATACGAAAATCAACCGGATCTAGAGATGTACTTCGATCACATAAATTATCAAGGTAATCACTGATCGTTTGATAAGCAACAATAAATTCAATGCATTTTTGCTTCTTTGATCCGGAAATAATCGATAAGATTGCTCCCCCTTCACAATGAAATTCTTTTTTATCGATACTACTAATTGCTTGTGTTCTAAGTTCATCATTAGGAATTTTTTCAGCTTGTTCTCTCCAAAACTTTATATATGAATGAACGATTGGAAAAACTTCTTTATACACTTTTCTCATTAATCTTAATGGATGCTGTGGAATCGTCAAGCGAGAGTCACCTCTTTAAAGATTTTAAGATTGCACTGAGTGTAGCTTTATCTTTTAGTTTGTCAGCTAACGTTGATTATTCCTATTCCCCTTCAAAATGATTGTAAATCTCTTTGTTTGGGACAATGTGCTTCAAAAAATCGCTTAGCAGTTTCAAAGACTTCATCACGTTCTGGCTCACTAAAAATCTCATGATAGAGTCCTTTCCATTCTTTGTATGTTTTTTCTAAGATATCAACTTTATTAAACCATTGTTTCACTAATGATTTATCAACAATCTTGTCTTCCCCGCCTTGCATTAGCAGCAAAGGCACATCTTGAAATTTATTCACTTGTTTTTGAGCCTCTTCCATCGCTTTTATTAATTCACGATACCATCTTACCGAAACCTTTGTAACATATAATGAATCATTTTCATCTAAATCTTGTACTGCTTTATTTCTCGTTGCAATTTCAACATTTAATTTTGAATCTACTTTAAAAGATGGGGCAATCACATTTAGACCTCTTGATGCAAGTTCCAGGGCTTTATTTGGTTTATATAAGATTCCTAAACATGGTGAGGATAATATAACAGCTTTTACTTCATGATGTTTCTCTTGCAATGCGCGAATAACAACAAGTCCCCCCATGCTATGACCGATTAAAAACAAAGGCAAGCCAAATTTTTTAGCTTCTTTCAACCATTCATTTACTTCAATAATATATTCATCAAAAGACTGGATATGACCTCGTCTTCTTGTTGTTGTGCCTTGTCCAGGTAAATCACCCATCAAAACATGATAGCCAGATAATTTCCACATTTCAACAAGCCATTTATAGCGGCCATGGTGTTCGCAAGCTCCATGAACAATGACAATGACACCTTTTGGCTGTTCAACCTCAGTTTTCCATTTCCACATGATGGCTGCTCTCCTTTCAACTCATCTATTGGATATTTTTTGATATAATGAGGATAAAATACATAATCTTTCCATAGAAAGGGATGACTAATGATGATTTATCCATATAAAGATAAGACTCCCAAGATAGCTAATTCAGCATTTATTGCTGATTATGTAACGATTACAGGTGATGTCGTAATTGGCGAAGAATCTAGTATTTGGTATCAAACGGTTATTCGCGGAGATGTTGCTCCAACAATCATTGGAAACAAAGTCAATATTCAAGATCTTTGCTGTTTACATCAAAGTCCTAATAACCCTCTAATTTTAGAAGATGAAGTAACTGTTGGACATAGTGTGGTCCTACACAGTGCAATTATTCGTAAAAAAGCATTAATTGGTATGGGTTCTATTATATTAGATGGAGCAGAAATTGGTGAAGGTGCTTTTATTGGTGCCGGTAGTTTAGTTCCACCCGGAAAAAAAATCCCACCAAACTCGCTTGCGCTAGGAAGACCTGCAAAAGTAGTCAGAACATTAACTCAAGATGATATAACTGACATGGAACGAATTCGACGTGAATATGTTGAGAAGGGGCAGTATTATAAATCGATGCAATAAGAAAAGCGTGACTTCTTGTCCGCGCCTGCACTCGCACGTCCAATGCTTTAAAAATGACCTGGAACGAAACACGAAAATTAAGTACAAAATCCATTATCTACTTATCGCCTTATCATCATATATTAGTAATAAGCTCATATGGAATCGGCTACTAGTCGGTTCCTTCAAAAATCGTCAACGCACCTGAACTACTCTCCTCCTCACAAAGACACTACCAACGATTAAATTCTTTTTCCATTTAAGACCTAATAATACCTACACCCTAAACAACGATCTTTTTCTAATTATTTTAAGGAGAAAAGGCCACCATTTGTTTTTATTTAGCATTCATTAAAATTATGATAAATTTGTGAACACAACTTTTACAATTTCTTATTATTATCTAAATATTTCTAATCTAAAATAATATAAAAGGAGTAATAAAGGAGCGTTTAAGAAAAATGAAAACAAAGCTTATTACGAACATGTATGATTTTGAATGCAGGCTATTTCGAAGTGTAAATCGTCACTTCGATCATAAGTTTCTTAATTTTTATTTCCGTAATATTACACATTTGGGTGGGGCACTTGCAACTATTTTAGTAAGTGTTTTGCTTATCTCTTTTACAAGAGGACTTGTTCAAGCAACAAGTATTGCAAGTGCAGCATCACTTCTTGTTAGCCATCTGCCCGTTGCAATTGTTAAAAAATTATATCCACGTAAGCGGCCATATATTGCTTTATTAGAAACAAAGGTAGCAGCAAATCCGTTACAGGATCATTCATTTCCATCAGGTCATACAACGGCTGTTTTTTCTGTTATTATTCCATTTATTATCTTTATGCCACAGCTAGCAGTTGTCTTGATACCTCTTGCTTTAAGTGTTGGATTATCAAGAATGTATTTAGGATTACATTACCCTTCAGATGTATTAGCTGGATGCTTACTTGGTACAACAACTGGATTTTTAAGCTACACCCTATTAAGTGAAATCGTTTTTATTGCATCAACGTAAAGGATTCAGATCATAATCGGTGAGTCAATTTAAAAAAAGAGGCTCATTAAAGCACCTTTCATTTATTAGTTACTGGGGGGATTCGATGAGAATAGCTATTTTCACAGACACCTTTGCACCAGATGTTAATGGAGTTGCACGTACATTAAAACGTTTTACTGATTATCTTGACGCAAATGGATATGAATATCGGGTTTTTGCACCTATAAGTACAAATGAAAGCCGATTTACCAGCCATATACATCGTTTCGCAAGCCTGCCATTTTTTTTATATCCTGAATGCAGGTTAGCCTTGCCAAACATGCTGCAAGTGAAGGCAGAACTGCAGAGATTTAAACCAGATCTTATCCATGTAGCAACACCCTTTAATATAGGTCTTTGCGGGTTACATTATGCAAAAAAATTAAACATCCCAATTGTAGGATCCTATCATACTGATTTTGATCAGTATTTAAAATATTATGATCTCCAATTTTTCTCTAAATTTTTATGGAAATATATGCACTGGTTCCATAAACCTCTACGACAAATATTTGTTCCATCTCATGAAACAATGGAGCAATTAAAACGTAAAGGATTTTCAAATATACGGATATGGGGAAGAGGGGTTGATTGTAATCTTTTCCATCCAAACTATTCAGTTCAAGAAGTACGGGAGCAATACCAAATAAATGAAAAGTACATCCTATCATATGTTGGCCGTCTAGCTCCTGAAAAAGATATCGAAACACTTTTAAATATTTCTTTACAACTACCAGAAATAATTAGAAGCCAGATTCATTGGTTAATTGTTGGAGATGGCCCTTCGAAGGAGGAAATGGTAAAAAGTGCTCCTGAAAATATGACTTTTGCTGGTTATCTAAATGGGGAAAATCTCGCAAAAGTATATGCTAGTTCTGATCTATTTGTCTTCCCTTCTTCAACTGAAACTTTTGGAAATGTCGTGTTGGAAGCTTTGGCAACTGGAACTCCAGTCATTGCAGCAAATTCAGGGGGAGTCAAAAATATCGTCAACCAAGGAATAACCGGAACCCTTTGCGAACCTAAACATGTTGAACAATTTCAAACCGCTATTATATCTTTATTAGGAAATGATACTCTTCGATTAAAAATGAGTGAGGATGCACGTAAATATGCTCTATCACAATCATGGGATCAAATATTTGAGGGTTTACTTAAGGATTATGAAGAGGCTTTAATTGAAAAGAAACAAATTCGCTATGCATAAAATAATTGTTTAATCTTAAAATGCGAAAAAGCACTCCTTCATAGGATCGCTTTTTCGCATTCATTATTT from Metabacillus sediminilitoris carries:
- a CDS encoding class I SAM-dependent methyltransferase → MKLQRILPYAKQLLHTAVQEGDIVVDGTIGNGHDTVFLAKLVGSSGHVFGFDIQEEAVNNTRDRLKVEKLEKRVTIVHKGHQHIKTTIPAELHGTITGAIFNLGYLPGGDQSIVTMPETTILAIEQLIEIMKPEGIIVIVIYHGHEEGQVERDELMTFVNKIDPRLAHVLQYQFINKQNNPPYIVAIEKC
- a CDS encoding ABC transporter ATP-binding protein; its protein translation is MVRLYTDDLNIGYGERLIVKNLNIQIPDKKITTIIGSNGCGKSTLLKAITRIIPHHTGEVILDGENIVKENTKILATKMAILPQTPESASGLTVGELVSYGRFPYQKGFGRLTKRDYEVIDWALEVTGTIDFKYRPVDALSGGQRQRVWIAMALAQETEMIFLDEPTTYLDMAHQLEVLELLQKLNVEQQSTIVMVLHDLNQAARFADYIIALKDGEIVKAGNCEEVITHDVLRQVFQIDAEIGKDPRTNKPMCITYNLIKGENKHEKTTDSIYSTFAVNY
- a CDS encoding phosphatase PAP2 family protein; translation: MKTKLITNMYDFECRLFRSVNRHFDHKFLNFYFRNITHLGGALATILVSVLLISFTRGLVQATSIASAASLLVSHLPVAIVKKLYPRKRPYIALLETKVAANPLQDHSFPSGHTTAVFSVIIPFIIFMPQLAVVLIPLALSVGLSRMYLGLHYPSDVLAGCLLGTTTGFLSYTLLSEIVFIAST
- a CDS encoding tetraprenyl-beta-curcumene synthase family protein, with amino-acid sequence MTIPQHPLRLMRKVYKEVFPIVHSYIKFWREQAEKIPNDELRTQAISSIDKKEFHCEGGAILSIISGSKKQKCIEFIVAYQTISDYLDNLCDRSTSLDPVDFRMLHQAMLDALTCTAPCKNYYQFREDQDDGGYLHKLVKTCQGILADIEHYPIISKYLLELSTYYCDLQVHKHVEKEDRVPRLEDWFERHKTNLPEMEWYEFSACTGSTLGIFCLVAYAFQEKFEEKLAIQIRNSYFPYVQGLHILLDYLIDQEEDKLEGDLNFCSYYSSESLMMKRLEHFVERADHHLSGIPHENFHKLINRGLLGVYLSDDKVASHKELNKVAKRLIKLGGMTSFFFYFNGRAYRTFQKMSWMKSS
- a CDS encoding FecCD family ABC transporter permease — its product is MIHSALLKKQRIILFILFVLIMITIIIGTGVGYTSLSYDRLLPTLLGEGTFKEEFVLFSIRLPRIIITLLAGMALALSGAILQGITRNDLADPGIIGINSGAGVAISVFFLFFPIEAGSFVYMLPIVAFIGALLTAVIIYVLSYNRKVGLQPVTLVLVGIGFSMALSGAMIFIMSSAEREKVDFIAKWLNGNVWGTDWPFILAILPWLVLFIPFTLYKANKLNLLGLSEPVAIGVGVSIEKERIVLLLTAVALAASAVSVTGGITFIGLMAPHMAKALVGPRNQLFLPVSILIGGWLLLFADTIGRNIVNPDGIPAGIMVALIGAPYFMYLLLKKSGR
- a CDS encoding TIGR01212 family radical SAM protein (This family includes YhcC from E. coli K-12, an uncharacterized radical SAM protein.), with amino-acid sequence MTQTNPFPYASDDKRYHTWNYHLRNTFGNKIFKVALDGGFDCPNRDGTVAHGGCTFCSAAGSGDFAGNRANDLVTQFNEIKNKMHNKWKDGKYIAYFQAYTNTHAPVEVLREKFETVLRIDGVVGLSIATRPDCLPDDVVEYLAELNKRTYLWVELGLQTVHERTALLINRAHDFDCYVQGVNKLRKHGIRVCSHIINGLPLENVDMMMETAKAVAHLDVQGIKIHLLHLLKGTPLVKQYEKGKLEFLSLEEYVNLVCDQLELIPPEMIVHRITGDGPIDLMIGPMWSVNKWNVLNSIDAELKRRNSYQGKFHQKAEVGKS
- a CDS encoding alpha/beta hydrolase, encoding MWKWKTEVEQPKGVIVIVHGACEHHGRYKWLVEMWKLSGYHVLMGDLPGQGTTTRRRGHIQSFDEYIIEVNEWLKEAKKFGLPLFLIGHSMGGLVVIRALQEKHHEVKAVILSSPCLGILYKPNKALELASRGLNVIAPSFKVDSKLNVEIATRNKAVQDLDENDSLYVTKVSVRWYRELIKAMEEAQKQVNKFQDVPLLLMQGGEDKIVDKSLVKQWFNKVDILEKTYKEWKGLYHEIFSEPERDEVFETAKRFFEAHCPKQRDLQSF
- a CDS encoding NAD(P)/FAD-dependent oxidoreductase, whose protein sequence is MDQCELFDVTVIGGGPAGLYSAFYSGLREMKTKLIEYQPQLGGKIHVYPEKMIWDVGGLTPIPGEKLIQQLVEQGLTFNPEVVLNEKVESISRNDEGVFILKAESGQKHYSKTVIVAVGGGILNPQKLKIEGAERFEVTNLNYTVKSLKRFKDKTVIISGGGNSAIDWANELEPIAKKVYLTYRKDSLAGHEAQAKQLMNSSVVCYFQTTITKLIADTNHEVIERVELTNQETGEVTYLPIDEVIINHGYERDTTLLHNSELKIDIADQYFIAGNAMSESSIDGLYAAGDILKHDGKLHLIAGAFQDAANAVNKAKKYIDPDANQSAMVSSHNEIFKKRNRDLVKQLVK
- a CDS encoding iron-hydroxamate ABC transporter substrate-binding protein, which encodes MKKLLIPFTLLLLLIISACGNEPTDKKSSSAPEEKKTETITYQSETGPIEVPADPQRVLLLSGFTGNVIDLGVNVVGVDQWSKNNPTFKEELENVEEVSDESLEKIIELEPDLIIGLSNIKNIDKLNEIAPTVTYTWGKLDYLSQHVEIGKLLNKEAEAQKWVDDFKKRVEAAGDEIKAKIGEDATVSVIESYDKQLYVYGENWARGTEILYQGMKLKMPEKVKEVALESGYYTLSAEVLPEYAGDYVILSKYSDADTSFQETETYKNIPAVKNNRVFEMEGNGASFSDPITLEKQLEFIKKSFLGN
- a CDS encoding FecCD family ABC transporter permease, translated to MTNDTQPSIPFVYKLIMGIIIFICMFVVAMVFGAAELTVKDVWLSLTSNNTSNEKISIIREIRLPREIAAIFVGAALAVSGAIMQGMTRNPLADPGLLGLTAGANAALALTVAFFPSANYFSIMIACFIGAAVGAIMVFGIGAMQKGGFSPLRIVLAGAAVSTFLYAIAEGIGIYFKISKDVSMWTAGGMIGTSWGQLKVIVPLILIGILIAMFFSRQLTILSLNEEVAVGLGQKTTQIKVILFIVIIFLAGASVALVGNMAFIGLMVPHIVRSIVGTDYRFIIPMSAILGAAFMLLADTLGRTIHSPYETPVAAIISIIGLPFFLFIVRKGGKTFV
- a CDS encoding gamma carbonic anhydrase is translated as MIYPYKDKTPKIANSAFIADYVTITGDVVIGEESSIWYQTVIRGDVAPTIIGNKVNIQDLCCLHQSPNNPLILEDEVTVGHSVVLHSAIIRKKALIGMGSIILDGAEIGEGAFIGAGSLVPPGKKIPPNSLALGRPAKVVRTLTQDDITDMERIRREYVEKGQYYKSMQ